The following proteins are co-located in the Micromonospora coriariae genome:
- a CDS encoding MFS transporter: MRIEASIRGHWRALSPLPPPGRLRTLSLATLANTVGTGLWVAGAALYLTRAVGLSPTEVGLGLTLAGLAGLTASVPLGALADRHDPRTLRAVLQLAQAVVATAYLLVGSFPVFLLVAALDALLVSGNLAVRAALVAAVGGPEGRVHAFATLRAVANLGVALGAGLAAFALVADTGWAYRSLVLGNVATYLVSAALIMRLPSYPPARRPLRPGPGLALRDGPFLAVAGASAVLSLHWLALTLVLPLWVVTRTDAPPVTVSAVLLVNTLLTVLLAVRLSRGARHALPAATTMRRAGLVLAAGMLLWAASGAVPTAAAVGLLLGATVIYTLGDLWHAGAGAALAYDLAAPDAIGAYQGVDALLAGLTRAAGPALLTWLILDGGPIGWLVLAGLLAVTGLAVPPLTRRALATRAGPPRRPADDQPISSST, from the coding sequence GTGCGCATCGAGGCGAGTATTCGCGGGCACTGGCGGGCGTTGTCGCCGCTGCCGCCGCCCGGTCGGCTGCGCACCCTGTCGCTGGCCACCCTCGCCAACACGGTCGGCACCGGGCTGTGGGTGGCCGGCGCGGCGCTCTACCTCACCCGCGCCGTCGGGCTGAGCCCGACCGAGGTGGGGCTGGGTCTCACCCTCGCCGGCCTGGCCGGGCTCACCGCCAGCGTGCCGCTCGGCGCGCTGGCTGATCGTCATGACCCACGGACCCTCCGGGCCGTCCTGCAACTGGCGCAGGCGGTCGTCGCCACGGCGTACCTGCTGGTCGGCTCGTTCCCGGTCTTCCTGCTGGTGGCCGCACTGGACGCGCTGCTGGTCTCCGGCAACCTGGCGGTCCGCGCCGCGTTGGTCGCCGCGGTCGGCGGCCCGGAAGGGCGGGTGCACGCCTTCGCCACCCTGCGCGCGGTGGCCAATCTGGGCGTGGCGCTCGGCGCCGGGCTGGCCGCGTTCGCGCTGGTGGCGGACACCGGGTGGGCGTACCGGTCGCTGGTGCTCGGCAACGTCGCGACCTACCTGGTGTCCGCGGCGCTGATCATGCGGCTTCCGTCGTATCCGCCGGCCCGGCGGCCTCTCCGGCCGGGACCCGGCCTTGCGCTGCGGGACGGGCCGTTCCTCGCCGTCGCCGGGGCCTCCGCCGTGCTCTCGCTGCACTGGTTGGCGCTGACGCTGGTACTTCCGCTGTGGGTGGTGACCCGCACCGACGCGCCACCGGTGACGGTGTCCGCCGTGCTGCTTGTCAACACACTGCTCACCGTGCTGCTCGCGGTACGGCTGAGCCGGGGTGCCCGGCACGCGCTACCGGCGGCGACGACGATGCGCCGTGCCGGGCTGGTGCTCGCGGCCGGGATGCTGCTCTGGGCCGCGAGCGGCGCCGTGCCCACCGCGGCGGCGGTGGGCCTGCTGCTGGGCGCGACCGTGATCTACACCCTGGGCGACCTGTGGCATGCCGGCGCCGGGGCGGCATTGGCGTACGACCTCGCCGCCCCGGACGCCATCGGCGCCTACCAGGGGGTGGACGCTCTGCTCGCCGGCCTGACCCGCGCGGCGGGACCGGCGCTGCTGACCTGGCTGATCCTCGACGGCGGCCCGATCGGCTGGCTGGTCCTGGCCGGGCTGCTCGCCGTCACCGGCCTGGCAGTGCCACCGCTGACCCGACGTGCCCTGGCGACTCGCGCCGGCCCGCCCCGTCGCCCGGCCGACGATCAGCCGATCTCCTCGTCCACGTAG
- a CDS encoding UBP-type zinc finger domain-containing protein gives MSCQHLTDAGAVEVGNTEACPDCVAIGNADWVHLRACLACGHVGCCDSSPYQHATKHFESSGHPVIRSVQPGETWRWCYVDEEIG, from the coding sequence GTGAGCTGCCAGCACCTGACCGACGCCGGTGCGGTGGAGGTCGGCAACACCGAGGCGTGCCCGGACTGCGTCGCGATCGGCAACGCCGACTGGGTGCACCTGCGGGCCTGCCTGGCCTGCGGGCACGTCGGCTGCTGCGACTCGTCGCCGTACCAGCACGCGACGAAGCACTTCGAGTCCAGCGGGCACCCGGTGATCCGCTCGGTGCAGCCCGGCGAGACCTGGCGCTGGTGCTACGTGGACGAGGAGATCGGCTGA
- a CDS encoding Na+/H+ antiporter has protein sequence MESLFPVVVFLAIATLGAALARRLGLLAPILLVVLGLALSFVPGFPQVHLEPELVLVGILPPLLYVAALETSVPAFKNNIRPILLLAVGLVLFTAFVVGLVLHLLLPQVPFAICLALGAVVAPPDAVAATAVARRVGLPRRVVTILEGESLVNDATALVLLRIATLATTGLAVGSADVAFEVLRSAGGGILIGVLGALVFGFLHRRIHDPLLDNALSLIIPFAVVFGAEEAHASGVVAVVVTGLVLGHKLPRLLSAASRLQVGAFWRLARFLLEGLVFLLVGLQLPDVLRDLNEPLGSLTAITLAVLATVFLTRFVWVFPATYLARLVPRIRRRDPAPSPKFPIVIGWAGMRGVVTLAAALALPLTLADDKPYPRALFIWLAFAVIVVTLVGQGATLPLVARRLKLPQDDPVQDALSAAGVQQQASRAARDRLDELADGAPAAVVDRLRRLVEDRTNLAWERLGGTERETPSQAYGRLRQEMIDAERTVFRDARDAGRIPEEVLVRAYRDLDLEESLLRQEVDK, from the coding sequence ATGGAAAGCCTGTTTCCGGTCGTCGTCTTCCTGGCGATCGCCACCCTGGGCGCGGCGCTGGCCCGCCGGCTCGGTCTGCTCGCGCCGATCCTGCTGGTCGTACTCGGCCTGGCGCTCTCCTTCGTGCCGGGCTTCCCGCAGGTCCACCTCGAGCCGGAGCTGGTGCTGGTCGGCATCCTGCCGCCGCTGCTCTACGTGGCCGCGCTGGAGACCTCGGTGCCGGCGTTCAAGAACAACATCCGGCCGATCCTGCTGCTCGCCGTCGGGCTGGTGCTGTTCACCGCGTTCGTTGTCGGCCTCGTGCTGCACCTGCTGCTGCCGCAGGTGCCGTTCGCGATCTGCCTGGCCCTGGGCGCGGTGGTCGCGCCGCCGGACGCGGTGGCCGCCACCGCCGTCGCCCGGCGGGTCGGGCTGCCCCGCCGGGTGGTCACGATCCTCGAGGGGGAGAGCCTGGTCAACGACGCGACGGCGCTGGTGCTGCTCCGAATCGCGACGCTGGCGACCACCGGTCTGGCCGTCGGCAGCGCCGACGTCGCCTTCGAGGTCCTGCGCTCCGCCGGCGGCGGCATCCTGATCGGTGTGCTCGGCGCGCTGGTCTTCGGCTTCCTGCACCGCCGGATCCACGATCCGCTGCTGGACAACGCCTTGTCGTTGATCATCCCATTCGCTGTGGTGTTCGGCGCCGAGGAGGCGCACGCCTCCGGAGTCGTCGCGGTGGTGGTCACCGGACTGGTGCTCGGCCACAAGCTGCCCCGGTTGCTCTCGGCCGCCTCCCGGCTGCAGGTCGGCGCGTTCTGGCGGCTGGCCCGCTTCCTGCTGGAAGGGCTGGTCTTCCTCCTGGTCGGGCTCCAACTGCCGGACGTGCTGCGGGACCTGAACGAGCCGCTCGGCTCGCTCACCGCGATCACCCTGGCCGTGCTCGCCACGGTCTTCCTCACCCGGTTCGTCTGGGTCTTCCCCGCCACCTACCTGGCCCGGTTGGTCCCCCGGATCCGTCGCCGGGATCCGGCCCCGTCGCCGAAGTTCCCCATCGTCATCGGCTGGGCCGGGATGCGGGGCGTGGTCACGCTGGCCGCCGCGCTGGCTCTGCCGCTGACCCTGGCCGACGACAAGCCGTATCCGAGGGCGCTGTTCATCTGGCTGGCCTTCGCGGTGATCGTGGTCACCCTGGTCGGCCAGGGCGCCACGCTGCCGCTCGTCGCCCGCCGGCTGAAGCTGCCGCAGGACGACCCGGTGCAGGACGCGCTGTCGGCCGCCGGAGTGCAGCAGCAGGCCAGCCGAGCTGCCCGGGACCGCCTCGACGAGCTGGCCGACGGCGCTCCGGCGGCGGTGGTGGACCGGCTACGCCGGCTGGTGGAGGACCGCACGAACCTGGCCTGGGAGCGGCTCGGTGGCACCGAGCGGGAAACCCCGTCCCAGGCGTACGGTCGACTGCGACAAGAGATGATCGACGCCGAGCGGACAGTCTTTCGGGATGCCCGGGACGCCGGTCGGATCCCTGAGGAGGTGCTGGTGCGGGCCTATCGTGACCTGGACCTGGAGGAGTCGTTGCTGCGGCAGGAGGTCGACAAGTGA
- a CDS encoding TIGR03885 family FMN-dependent LLM class oxidoreductase, which yields MTVFGFHASHEQIHPRALLEAVLHAERAGFDAAMCSDHFSPWSARQGESGFAWSWLGSALQATGMSFGVVNAPGQRYHPAIIAQAIGTLGAMYPGRFWAALGTGEASNEHITGDPWPRKDVRAARLRECVDVIRALLAGEEVSHDGLVRVDRARLWTRPEQPPALVGAAVSVATARWCAEWADGLITVNAPVAHLREMIDAYRGAGGRGPLHLQVHVSWAPEQAQAEALAYDQWRSNVFAPPVCWDLETVEHFDAVSADVPAERVAQVVNVSADLGRHVGWLEEYADLGFDQIALHHVGKEQRGFIDAFGTEVLPKLRRTG from the coding sequence ATGACGGTGTTCGGGTTTCACGCCTCGCATGAGCAGATCCACCCTCGCGCGCTGCTGGAGGCGGTGCTGCACGCCGAACGGGCCGGCTTCGACGCCGCCATGTGCTCCGACCACTTCTCCCCGTGGAGCGCCCGGCAGGGCGAATCCGGCTTCGCCTGGTCCTGGCTGGGGTCCGCGTTGCAGGCCACCGGCATGTCGTTCGGCGTGGTCAACGCCCCCGGCCAGCGCTACCACCCGGCGATCATCGCGCAGGCGATCGGCACCCTCGGCGCGATGTACCCGGGCCGGTTCTGGGCCGCGCTGGGCACCGGTGAGGCCAGCAACGAGCACATCACCGGCGACCCGTGGCCGCGCAAGGACGTACGCGCGGCCCGGCTGCGCGAGTGCGTCGACGTGATCCGGGCGCTGCTGGCCGGCGAGGAGGTCAGCCATGACGGCCTGGTCCGCGTGGACCGCGCCCGGCTGTGGACCCGGCCCGAGCAGCCACCCGCGCTGGTCGGCGCCGCGGTCAGCGTGGCCACCGCCCGCTGGTGCGCCGAGTGGGCGGACGGTCTGATCACCGTGAACGCGCCGGTGGCGCACCTGCGCGAGATGATCGACGCCTACCGGGGCGCCGGCGGGCGCGGCCCACTGCACCTGCAGGTGCACGTCAGCTGGGCGCCGGAGCAGGCGCAGGCCGAGGCGCTCGCGTACGACCAGTGGCGCAGCAACGTCTTCGCCCCGCCGGTCTGCTGGGATCTGGAGACCGTCGAGCACTTCGACGCGGTCTCGGCCGACGTGCCGGCGGAACGGGTCGCGCAGGTGGTGAACGTCTCGGCCGACCTGGGTCGGCACGTGGGCTGGCTGGAGGAGTACGCGGACCTCGGGTTCGACCAGATCGCCCTGCACCACGTCGGGAAGGAACAGCGCGGGTTCATCGACGCGTTCGGCACCGAGGTGCTGCCGAAGCTGCGCCGGACCGGCTGA
- a CDS encoding NADP-dependent succinic semialdehyde dehydrogenase, with product MPIATTNPATGQVLKTFEAMSNEQLDAAIERTDLAYQQLRETTVDQRARWMHAVADLLEADRDEISRIMTQEMGKTYVAAQAEVTKCASACRFYADQAPSFLADEPADAKAVTATRAFIRYQPIGPVLAVMPWNFPLWQVMRFAAPALMAGNTGLLKHASNVPQTALLLEDVFRRAGFPEGAFTTVLVGSEAVDRILSDPRVRAATLTGSEPAGRSIAQIAGRELKKTVLELGGSDPFVVMPSADIDRAAEVATTARCQNNGQSCIAAKRFIVHTDVFDAFAEKFAANMSALRVGDPMDQDTDVGPLASQRGRDEVHAQVRDAVDNGATVLCGGELPAGNGWFYPPTVVTDLTPEMRMWREEVFGPVAGLFRVSSYEKAIEVANGTSFGLGSNAWTRDEAEQERFATDLDAGNVFINGMTTSFPELPFGGVKNSGYGRELSALGMREFCNTKTVWVGEGAASAGAGAHAE from the coding sequence ATGCCCATCGCCACCACCAACCCGGCCACCGGACAGGTGCTCAAGACCTTCGAAGCGATGTCCAACGAGCAGCTCGACGCCGCCATCGAGCGCACCGACCTCGCGTACCAGCAACTGCGCGAGACCACCGTCGACCAGCGCGCGCGGTGGATGCACGCCGTCGCCGACCTGCTGGAGGCCGACCGGGACGAGATCTCCCGGATCATGACCCAGGAGATGGGCAAGACGTACGTCGCGGCACAGGCCGAGGTGACCAAGTGCGCCTCGGCCTGCCGGTTCTACGCCGACCAGGCACCCTCGTTCCTCGCCGACGAGCCGGCTGACGCCAAGGCGGTGACGGCGACCCGGGCGTTCATCCGCTACCAACCGATCGGTCCGGTGCTCGCGGTGATGCCGTGGAACTTCCCGCTCTGGCAGGTGATGCGCTTCGCCGCGCCGGCGCTGATGGCCGGCAACACCGGCCTGCTCAAGCACGCCTCGAACGTGCCGCAGACCGCGCTGCTGCTGGAGGACGTGTTCCGCCGGGCCGGCTTCCCGGAGGGCGCGTTCACCACCGTGCTGGTCGGCTCGGAGGCCGTCGACCGGATCCTCAGCGACCCCCGGGTACGCGCCGCCACGCTCACCGGCAGTGAGCCCGCCGGCCGCTCCATCGCCCAGATCGCCGGACGGGAGCTGAAGAAGACCGTGCTCGAGCTGGGCGGCAGTGACCCGTTCGTGGTGATGCCCTCGGCCGACATCGACCGGGCCGCCGAGGTCGCCACCACCGCCCGCTGCCAGAACAACGGCCAGTCCTGCATCGCGGCCAAGCGGTTCATCGTGCACACCGACGTCTTCGACGCCTTCGCCGAGAAGTTCGCCGCGAACATGTCCGCCCTGCGGGTCGGCGACCCCATGGACCAGGACACCGACGTGGGACCGTTGGCCAGTCAGCGCGGTCGCGACGAGGTCCACGCCCAGGTACGCGACGCGGTGGACAACGGCGCGACAGTGCTCTGCGGCGGCGAGTTGCCGGCCGGGAACGGCTGGTTCTACCCGCCGACGGTGGTCACCGACCTCACCCCGGAGATGCGGATGTGGCGCGAGGAGGTCTTCGGCCCGGTCGCCGGCCTGTTCCGCGTGTCGTCGTACGAGAAGGCGATCGAGGTGGCCAACGGCACCTCCTTCGGGCTCGGCTCGAACGCGTGGACCCGGGACGAGGCCGAGCAGGAACGCTTCGCCACCGACCTGGACGCCGGCAACGTCTTCATCAACGGCATGACCACCTCGTTTCCCGAGCTGCCGTTCGGTGGTGTGAAGAACTCCGGCTACGGCCGAGAGTTGTCAGCGCTGGGCATGCGGGAGTTCTGCAACACCAAGACGGTCTGGGTGGGCGAGGGCGCGGCCTCGGCCGGCGCCGGCGCGCACGCCGAGTAG
- a CDS encoding DUF6343 family protein, with protein sequence MTRSQPRRARGTVGHAYSALNLRLTLAGFGLVIMVLFAVLAFWADLAWLGVLCAIFAVVAVVDLVVIQRRRAARRREQPGVRHSLFE encoded by the coding sequence ATGACGAGATCGCAGCCCCGGCGCGCCCGTGGCACGGTCGGCCACGCGTACAGCGCGCTGAACCTCCGGCTCACCCTCGCCGGCTTCGGACTGGTGATCATGGTGCTCTTCGCGGTGCTGGCGTTCTGGGCCGACCTGGCCTGGCTCGGCGTGCTCTGCGCGATCTTCGCCGTGGTCGCCGTGGTCGACCTGGTCGTGATCCAGCGCCGCCGCGCCGCCCGCCGCCGCGAGCAGCCGGGCGTCCGGCACTCACTGTTCGAGTGA
- a CDS encoding GDSL-type esterase/lipase family protein codes for MPRRWIAALACLAALVALACEGSGSATPRPTRSTTQPGGPGGIAALGDSISTGFASCLVLTSCERNSWSTGDGLRVRSLYRRLLDQDSAIRGRTYNHARSGARADALEGQAKAAVRDHADYVTVLIGANDVCRGAVDAMTPVAQFRADVDRALRVLRTGRPKARVLVVSIPDLYRLWEVGHGDSRAVRAWRRGICPALLADATSTAPADRARRAAVRERIDAYNAQLVAACRAYGSRCRHDGGAVHRIRFTLDLLNPLDWFHPNAGGQGRLAEVTWRASGLAD; via the coding sequence ATGCCTCGACGCTGGATCGCCGCCCTGGCCTGTCTCGCGGCGTTGGTCGCGCTGGCCTGCGAAGGCAGCGGCTCGGCGACACCCCGCCCGACCAGAAGCACCACGCAGCCCGGTGGCCCCGGTGGCATCGCCGCGCTCGGCGACTCGATCAGCACCGGATTCGCCTCCTGCCTGGTGCTCACCTCCTGCGAGCGCAACTCCTGGTCGACCGGGGACGGCCTGCGGGTGCGCAGCCTCTACCGACGGCTACTGGACCAGGACTCCGCGATCCGCGGCCGGACGTACAACCACGCCCGGTCGGGGGCCCGCGCCGACGCACTGGAGGGCCAGGCCAAGGCTGCGGTACGCGACCACGCCGACTACGTCACCGTGCTGATCGGGGCCAACGACGTCTGCCGGGGTGCGGTCGACGCGATGACGCCGGTGGCACAGTTCCGGGCCGACGTCGACCGGGCCCTGCGGGTGCTGCGGACCGGCCGACCGAAGGCCCGGGTACTGGTCGTGAGCATTCCCGATCTGTACCGGCTCTGGGAGGTCGGGCACGGCGACTCGCGGGCGGTGCGCGCCTGGCGGCGCGGCATCTGCCCGGCCCTGCTGGCCGACGCGACCTCGACGGCACCGGCGGACCGTGCCCGCCGGGCCGCCGTCCGCGAGCGGATCGACGCCTACAACGCGCAGTTGGTGGCCGCCTGCCGGGCGTACGGGTCGCGCTGCCGGCACGATGGCGGCGCCGTGCACAGGATCCGGTTCACCCTGGACCTGCTGAACCCGCTGGACTGGTTCCACCCCAACGCCGGCGGACAGGGCCGGCTCGCCGAGGTCACCTGGCGCGCCTCGGGCCTGGCCGACTGA
- a CDS encoding EcsC family protein, whose translation MTDTPPAGGQPAAPTPQPPTNLPVPPVDAPEGPPARLWDRMRADPQYAPEHLALEAVRRLGPEAAQWAARARADQPGVSADVLADQAARKFLNLARLSGAVSGAAGLPGAVLDVGVLAWTQARMVLHIAAAYDVDPLHTDRATDLLVLQRVHKVAESARLALGVAAGRERADALFGLGGQRPLGHVMLRLGVRLAQMAGVRAAKRMVAKIVPGAAIVLGTWANSSATRDLAERSRALYRPRGAAVPEPRHP comes from the coding sequence GTGACCGACACCCCGCCCGCCGGCGGCCAGCCCGCAGCGCCCACCCCCCAACCGCCCACCAACCTGCCGGTCCCGCCGGTGGACGCCCCCGAGGGTCCGCCCGCCCGGCTGTGGGACCGGATGCGCGCGGATCCGCAGTACGCCCCGGAGCACCTCGCCCTGGAGGCGGTGCGCCGGCTCGGGCCGGAGGCCGCCCAGTGGGCCGCCCGGGCCCGGGCGGATCAGCCCGGTGTCTCCGCCGACGTCCTGGCCGACCAGGCGGCCCGCAAGTTCCTCAACCTGGCCCGCCTCTCCGGGGCCGTCTCCGGCGCGGCCGGGCTGCCGGGCGCCGTGCTCGATGTCGGTGTGCTGGCCTGGACACAGGCGCGGATGGTGCTGCACATCGCCGCCGCGTACGACGTCGACCCGTTGCACACGGACCGGGCCACCGACCTGCTGGTGCTCCAGCGGGTGCACAAGGTCGCCGAGAGCGCCCGACTGGCGCTCGGGGTGGCCGCCGGCCGGGAACGCGCCGACGCGCTCTTCGGCCTGGGCGGCCAGCGTCCACTCGGTCACGTCATGCTGCGGCTCGGCGTGCGGCTGGCCCAGATGGCCGGCGTCCGGGCGGCCAAGCGGATGGTGGCCAAGATCGTGCCCGGCGCGGCGATCGTGCTCGGAACCTGGGCCAATTCGTCGGCCACCAGGGATCTCGCGGAGCGTTCCCGTGCGCTCTACCGTCCGCGTGGCGCCGCCGTGCCGGAGCCCCGTCACCCCTGA
- a CDS encoding peptidase M23 produces the protein MRDDGTLDDPYAPSRPTADMEDGTSAERTTAASRLRAYARELTGRRRAQVALATGVVCCLGLAAAVQISDESAGPVARDSLAGSSELVQRAEQQRASRGLDRAAVPATPAATPSAADPDTTRSARKAAPARPTDPAPVAGLDEDQMENAEAIVRTGRKMGVPRRGLVIAVATAMQESNLYNVASGVLPESQDYPHQGVGWDHDSVGLFQQRSSSGWGPVGRLMDPEFATRQFLSALEQVPGWQQMRLTDAAQAVQVSAYPEHYQQHEWRANRVVDAIVPAGR, from the coding sequence ATGCGTGACGACGGCACCCTCGACGACCCGTACGCCCCGAGCAGGCCCACTGCCGATATGGAGGATGGCACCTCAGCCGAACGGACAACCGCCGCGAGCCGGCTCCGGGCGTACGCCCGGGAGCTGACGGGTCGACGCCGGGCGCAGGTGGCGCTCGCCACCGGTGTGGTCTGCTGCCTCGGCCTGGCCGCCGCCGTGCAGATCAGCGACGAGAGCGCCGGCCCGGTGGCCCGCGATTCGCTCGCCGGGAGCTCCGAGCTGGTGCAGCGCGCCGAGCAGCAGCGTGCCTCCCGTGGCCTCGACCGGGCCGCCGTCCCGGCCACCCCCGCCGCCACCCCGTCCGCCGCCGACCCGGACACCACCCGGTCGGCGCGCAAGGCCGCCCCGGCGCGGCCGACCGACCCGGCTCCCGTCGCCGGGCTGGACGAGGACCAGATGGAGAACGCCGAGGCGATCGTCCGCACCGGCCGCAAGATGGGCGTGCCCCGCCGCGGCCTGGTGATCGCGGTGGCCACCGCGATGCAGGAGAGCAACCTGTACAACGTGGCCAGCGGCGTGCTGCCGGAGTCGCAGGACTACCCGCACCAGGGCGTCGGTTGGGACCACGACTCCGTCGGGCTGTTCCAGCAGCGCTCCAGCAGTGGCTGGGGCCCGGTGGGCCGGCTGATGGACCCCGAGTTCGCCACCCGGCAGTTCCTCAGCGCGCTGGAGCAGGTGCCCGGCTGGCAGCAGATGCGGCTCACCGACGCCGCCCAGGCGGTGCAGGTCTCCGCGTACCCCGAGCACTACCAGCAGCATGAGTGGCGGGCGAACAGGGTCGTCGACGCGATCGTGCCGGCCGGGCGGTAA
- a CDS encoding proteasome assembly chaperone family protein — protein MLDPHELYQLTDDLPDLGQPVMIQALTGFVDAGNASRLAREQLLTSLESRPIATFDVDQLFDYRSRRPVMTFVEDHWESVDAPELELHLLHDDDETPFLLLTGPEPDLQWERFVAAVAGLAARLDVRLTVGFNSIPMAVPHTRPTGVTAHATRPELIAGYEPWLQRVQVPGSVGHLLEFRLGEQGRDALGFAAHVPHYVAQTEYPAAAEVLLTSVSRSTGLLLPGDGLRSAAEVVRVEIDRQVAQTEDAAALVQALEEQYDAFARGRGEKNLLAPDAGPLPTADELGAELERFLAEQTRPGDTPGS, from the coding sequence GTGCTCGACCCACACGAGCTCTACCAGCTCACCGACGATCTGCCCGACCTCGGGCAACCGGTCATGATCCAGGCCCTCACCGGGTTCGTGGACGCCGGCAACGCCAGCCGGCTGGCCCGCGAGCAGCTGCTCACCTCGCTGGAGAGCCGGCCGATCGCCACCTTCGACGTGGACCAGCTCTTCGACTACCGCTCGCGGCGCCCGGTGATGACCTTCGTCGAGGACCACTGGGAGAGCGTCGACGCGCCCGAGCTCGAGCTGCACCTGCTGCACGACGACGACGAGACGCCGTTCCTGCTGCTCACCGGCCCCGAGCCGGACCTGCAGTGGGAGCGTTTCGTGGCCGCCGTCGCCGGGCTCGCCGCCCGGCTGGACGTCCGGCTCACCGTGGGGTTCAACTCGATCCCGATGGCGGTGCCGCACACCCGGCCGACCGGGGTGACCGCGCACGCCACCCGACCCGAGCTGATCGCCGGGTACGAGCCCTGGCTGCAACGGGTCCAGGTGCCCGGCAGCGTCGGTCACCTGCTGGAGTTCCGCCTGGGCGAGCAGGGCCGTGACGCGCTCGGCTTCGCCGCCCACGTGCCGCACTACGTGGCGCAGACCGAGTACCCGGCCGCAGCCGAGGTGCTGCTCACCTCGGTGTCCCGCAGCACGGGCCTGCTGCTGCCCGGCGACGGACTGCGCTCGGCCGCCGAGGTGGTCCGGGTGGAGATCGACCGGCAGGTCGCCCAGACCGAGGACGCCGCCGCCCTGGTCCAAGCCCTGGAGGAGCAGTACGACGCGTTCGCCCGGGGCCGCGGCGAGAAGAACCTGCTCGCCCCGGACGCCGGCCCACTGCCGACCGCCGACGAACTCGGCGCGGAGCTGGAACGGTTCCTTGCCGAACAGACCCGTCCCGGCGACACCCCGGGGAGCTGA
- a CDS encoding exodeoxyribonuclease III, with protein sequence MRLATWNVNSVKARLPRLLEWLAGTGPDVVCLQETKCPDGAFPVAEVGELGYTVASHSDGRWNGVAILSRVGLADVRVGFAGEPGFPQPEARAISATCDGVRVWSVYVPNGRTPDDPHYAYKLAWFAALRDALDAELAGGLPLAVCGDFNVAPTDADVWDPTVFTHSTHVTPAERAALAALRDLGLSDVVPTPMKGPHPFTYWDYRAGMFHQNKGMRIDLVYASAPFTRAVRSAYVDREARKGKGPSDHAPIVVDADLVPVVEAF encoded by the coding sequence ATGCGCCTGGCAACCTGGAACGTGAACTCGGTGAAGGCCCGGCTGCCCCGGCTGCTGGAGTGGCTGGCCGGCACCGGGCCGGACGTGGTCTGCCTGCAGGAGACCAAGTGCCCGGACGGCGCCTTTCCGGTGGCCGAGGTGGGCGAGCTGGGCTACACCGTGGCCAGCCACAGCGACGGCCGGTGGAACGGCGTGGCCATCCTGTCCCGGGTCGGCCTGGCCGACGTCCGGGTCGGGTTCGCCGGCGAGCCCGGCTTCCCCCAGCCGGAGGCCCGGGCCATCTCCGCCACCTGCGACGGGGTGCGGGTCTGGTCGGTGTACGTGCCCAACGGCCGGACGCCGGACGACCCGCACTACGCGTACAAGCTTGCCTGGTTCGCGGCGCTGCGCGACGCGCTGGACGCGGAGCTGGCCGGCGGCCTGCCGCTGGCCGTCTGCGGCGACTTCAACGTCGCCCCGACCGACGCCGACGTCTGGGACCCGACAGTGTTCACCCACTCCACCCACGTCACGCCGGCCGAGCGGGCGGCCCTCGCCGCGCTGCGCGATCTGGGGCTGAGCGACGTGGTGCCGACCCCCATGAAGGGGCCGCACCCGTTCACCTACTGGGACTATCGCGCCGGGATGTTCCACCAGAACAAGGGCATGCGGATCGACCTGGTGTACGCCTCGGCGCCGTTCACCCGGGCGGTCCGCTCGGCGTACGTGGACCGGGAGGCCCGCAAGGGCAAGGGCCCCTCCGACCACGCCCCGATCGTGGTCGACGCCGATCTGGTACCCGTCGTCGAAGCGTTCTGA
- a CDS encoding antibiotic biosynthesis monooxygenase family protein, whose protein sequence is MAVVKINAIDVPPGAGAELEKRFAARAGAVEKSPGFLGFELLRPVAGETRYFVYTRWESEEAYQAWAAGPSRAAHAASPGEKPRPPVSTGASLLEFEVALHVPQP, encoded by the coding sequence ATGGCAGTTGTGAAGATCAACGCGATCGATGTCCCCCCGGGTGCCGGCGCGGAGTTGGAGAAGCGGTTCGCCGCCCGGGCCGGCGCCGTGGAGAAGTCCCCCGGCTTCCTCGGCTTCGAGCTGCTCCGGCCGGTGGCCGGTGAGACCCGCTACTTCGTCTACACCAGGTGGGAGAGCGAAGAGGCGTACCAGGCATGGGCCGCCGGCCCGTCCCGCGCCGCCCACGCCGCCTCCCCGGGCGAAAAGCCCCGCCCGCCGGTCTCCACAGGCGCCAGCCTGCTGGAGTTCGAGGTGGCCCTCCACGTCCCCCAGCCCTGA